A stretch of Fundicoccus culcitae DNA encodes these proteins:
- a CDS encoding TIR domain-containing protein: MHKTFISYHHKNEQDLKDEIIRKGLEGGEFIDKSVSDGDIDTNLEEDRIMRIIREEFLQDSSVVMVLIGEETSQRPFINSEIQAGLWGSNPTGLIGVVRDEVYERIYTETTCTYSGCNCGSSLNVPTNEFVNKIPNLIYRNYFLLEDNKDTAPHFKNSDAYASEYSGAN, from the coding sequence ATGCATAAAACATTTATTAGTTATCATCATAAAAATGAACAAGACTTGAAGGATGAGATAATCAGAAAAGGGTTAGAAGGGGGAGAGTTTATTGATAAGTCAGTATCGGACGGTGATATTGATACTAATCTAGAGGAAGATAGAATCATGAGGATAATTAGAGAAGAATTTTTGCAGGACTCTTCAGTCGTTATGGTGTTGATTGGAGAAGAAACATCTCAACGACCGTTTATTAATTCAGAAATTCAAGCTGGTTTATGGGGAAGTAATCCAACTGGTTTAATAGGAGTCGTTAGAGATGAAGTATATGAGCGTATTTATACTGAAACGACATGTACTTACTCAGGATGTAATTGTGGGTCTTCATTAAATGTTCCAACAAATGAGTTTGTTAATAAAATTCCAAATTTGATATACAGAAATTATTTTCTTTTAGAAGATAATAAAGATACAGCTCCCCATTTTAAGAATTCAGATGCATATGCAAGTGAGTATTCTGGGGCAAATTGA